The Vicinamibacterales bacterium genomic interval CGTGCAGGGCGTTCATCGGGGCGAAGGGCGTCACGTACTGCTTGTGCAGGATCATCCCGCCCACCCACATCGACGGCACTGAGAGCCCGGTGGCGCCGTAGCGGGTGAACGCCTTCTCGAAGACCGTGCTGTCGGCGGCGAAGCGCTGGATGGCCGGTGTGAACGTGACGGCCGGGTTGTAGGGAGCGAGGTAGTCCCGGCGAAGGCTGTCGATCGCGAAGACGAAGACGTTCGGCGGTCGTCCTGTGGCCGGAGTGGATTCCAGGTCCGCGAGGCGCACCGGAACCGGGGCCACCTCGATCGAGCGGCCGATGTTGGTGTTCGCCTGCAAGTAGTCGAAGAACGCCACGCCGCCCGGCTCGCCGTCGGCCGGCGGGGCCGCGGCGTCCGGCGTCGGCGGCCGGAGCCAGTCCCGCAGCGCGCGGAACCCGGCGTCGTGGACGGCCCACGCGTCGCCGGCGCCCGCGGCGGCCTCGACGGTCACCGGTCCCCACGGCACGCGGCCCGCGGCCACGAGGTGGGCCGCCAGCAGGGCCAGGCTGAGCGCGAAGGGCACGGGCGCCGGCATCGGCACGCGTGCCGGCACCCACGCCGCGCAGGTCGCCAGCGCCAGGACCCAGAGCATGACGGCGCCCAGCTTGGCGACCGCGAAGTTCCAGTCCATCGCCATGCTGCCCGCCCTGACCGCCACCGCCAGGCCCACGAGCGCGATCCCCCAGCCGACCCGCCGGGCGATCGTCGCCGATCGCGCCCACGACGGCAGCGCGCCCGCGAAGACCAGCCTGACGTCGTCGCTGCCGTCGTCGTGGTCGCCGTCGACGGCGCCGCGTCGCAGGCCTCGTGCGCCCAGGACGAGACCGAGCACCGCGCCGAACGCGAAGGCCGCGGCCCGCGAGCCGATCGCGCGTTGCGACACGGCCGTGAGGACGATGCGGGCGGTGGCGACGCCCAGGAGCGACGCATACAGCACGAGCGCGCCGATCGCCCGCCACCGTGCCGCAGTCGGTCCCAGTTCCGAGAGCGCGCGGACCATCGTGACGGCCGCGAACAGGCCCGCGAACAGCACGGCATGCGCCGTGACGCTCTGGACGACGCCGGCGGCCGGCATCGCACCGGCGGCGGGCACGATGGCGGCGGCCAGCCATGACAGGCTGGTCGCGAGCGCGGCGGCCGCGGCCGCGACGGCCGCGTCATGCCCGATCGGGTCCTCGGAGACGGCGGACGTGTTCCGTGACGCCAGCGCCAGATCCACGACCGCGAGCCACGCGACCGGGACGAGGGCCGCGCCGCTCAACACGAGGGCCCAGGCGCCCGGCGTGAGCCGCTCGAGCGGTGACGACGCGGCGGCGGCGACGCCGAGCATGGCGAGCAGCCACACCAGGACGGGCCCGGTCGTCATCACCGCCCGGTGGCGGCGGTCGGGCCAGAGCGCGCCGGCCGCCAGCGGCGCCAGGAACAGCGACAGCGCGCCGTGCCACCGGGCGAAGCGCGCCAGGGCCGGCACGAGCTCGGGCTGCAGGAACTGCTCGTGGACGAATGGCACCGAGACGAGAAAGGCGTAGGCGGACGTCCCCAGGCAGAACGTCGTCAGTCCCGCGCGACAGCACGCCGCCACGAACCTCACGATGCCTCCTTCGCCGACGCCGTCCGTGCGAGCCAGGTGCGGACCTCGTCCGCCCGGCTCGGATCCAGCCGGCGGGCGGTCTCGAAGCGGACGCGCGCCTGCGCGGGGTGCGCGTCGCCCATGTCCAGGATGCCGAGCGCCACCTGGATGTCGAAGTAGTCCGGCGCGAGTTCGACCGCCTTCTCAAGGTAGCCACGCGCCTCGCGCGGGTGACCGGCGCGCTGCTCGGCCAGGCCCGCCACGAGAAGCGCGTCCACGTGATCCGGTTTCGCCGCCAGCACGCCGGTGGCCAGCGACAACGCCTCGCCGAGCCGGTTCGTGTGCAGACGAAGACGCGCCAGCCCGGTCGCGCTGTCGTAGTGGACGCTGGCCATCCCGATCGCCCGCGTGTAGAACTCCGCGGCCGTGTCGAACCGCGTCAGCCACTCGTTCGCCAGGCCGACGAAGAACGCCAGCTCCGGGTTCCTCGCATCGGACTCGAAACAGCGCTCGAAGGCGTTCAGCGCCTTCTCGAACTGTCCGAGGCGGCGATAGGCCTGGCCGATCTGGGGGCAGGCCTCGGCCGGCAGCGGCGCACGGTCCATGAACAGTTCGAGGGCCGCCGCCTCGTCGGCCGTCTGTTCGAGCCCGTGGTGAATCTGGGCGAGACGCCAGAGGTAGACGTGCTGGTTCGGAAAGCGCTCCGTCAGAGCGCGGGTGGGCTCGAGGGCCTGCTGCAGCTGTCCGGCCTCGAAGGCATCGCGGCTCTGGGCCAGCAACGCCTCGACGTCGGCCGGGGGAGCGCCCTCGCCGCCGGCGCCTGGAGAGGCGAGGGCGTCCGGCGAACCGGCGGCCGCGGGTTCGGCCGCTCGCGGCGGCATCGGGCCGAACAGGCCGATCCAGAACGCCGCCAGCGTGCCGGCGGCCATGGCCAGGCGGCTCTGGTTCGACATGCTACTTGGGCCTCGCCGTCCGGTCGAGCCAGGGCTGCACCTCGGCCCGGCGGGACGGATCGGCCAGGAACGCCGCCTCGAAATGACCGCGCGCCGGCGCCGTCCGGGAGTCCGTGTAGTCGAGAATGCCCAGCGCGAGCCGCACGTCGAAGTACTCGGGCGACAGCCGCGCCGCCAGCTCGAGGAACCGGCGCGCCTCCTGCCGGCGGCCCGCGCGCTGTTCTGCCAGGCCGGCCACGAGCGCGCCCTCGACGTGGGCCGGGACCTTGGCGAGCACTGCCACGGCTCGGTCGCGGGCCGCGGCGAGGTTCCCCTGGTGCAGGTCCAGCCGTGCGATCGACACCTCGTAGTCGTAGCCCGGCGGCGCCATCGCGATGGCGCGCTCGTAGATCACGCGGGCCTCCGGGAGCTGACCGGCCCATTCGTGGCCGAGCCCGAGGAAGTACACGAGCGTGACGTTGTCGGGCTCAGAGGCGAGACAGCGCGCGAACGCGTCCACGGCGTGTTCGAACTCACCCAGGCCGCGGTACGCCCGTCCGATCATGGGGCACGCCCGCGCAGGCTCGGGCGCGATCGCCATGAAGCGTTCCCACGCCGCGATTTCGTCGGCGGGCCGGTGCATGTGGCCGTAGACCTCCGCCAGCCTGGCGACATAGGCGGGCCGCTCGGTCCGGGCGACGAGCTGGAGCGTTGCCGTGAGGGCGTCGTCCCATCGCTCGGCCTGGATCGCTGCGAGGGCCGCGGCATCGGCCGCGCGTTCCACGCCGTCCGCGCCTTGGTTCGCGTGCGGCCGCGGCTGCGCCGCGATGGCGCCGGGAACGAGCAGCAGCAGGGCGCACGCGGCCATGGCCGTCGGGCGAGACCGGCGCGCCGACGTCATCAGAACGACACCGAGAGCGTCGCGCCCACCGTGTGCTGCCAGAGTGGCCGGCGCCCGGCCCGCTCCTGCCGGCTGGTGCTGCCCGACACGCTGACGACGGTGCGGCCGAAGAGCACCTCGGCGCCGGCGCGCAGCGTGTCCGCACCGAGCTGACGCAGTTCGGCCCGGTCGCTCACCTCTTCGCGGCTCGATCCGCGGCTGTACCCGAGCGTCAGGTAGCTCTCGCCGTCGCTGCGGATGTACCGGCGGACGACACCGTGCACCGACAGCGAGTCCTCGGGACCGTCGTAGTCGGGCACGGAGAACACCTTGCCGGTCACCATCCAGTTGCCGACGTATTTCGTGAGAGTCCCGACGTAGATGTCCGTCGGCGAGGCGAACGCCAGCCGACGCATGCCCACCGAGGCCTCGAAGCCGTGGCCGACCGATTGGTAGAGGTCGGCAGCCATCCGGTAGTCGGGAAAGAGCGTGTCGTCCTTGGCGCGGCCGTAGGACACGAAGCCGTAGGTGCCCGGACGGAAGGTGGGGTAGAACTCGACCTCGAACAGCCGGTCGTCGAGGCCGAAGCGTTCCGCCCGGCTCACGCGCCCGATCAGGCTGCCCGCCGGCGTCTGACGCGACACCGCGGTGGACAGCTCGTTCCACGCCGGCCTGTCATCGCTGAAGCGGTCCTCGGCATACCCCAGCGTGACGGTCCACGGGCGGAGCGCCGCGTCGAGCCGTCGCTTGAGCGCGCGGCCCTGGAGGTGTCCGGGATACCGCCCCAGGAGCGCCGTCACGACCTCCCGCGCCTCGCGCGGTCTCCCGAGGCCGTCGAGCGCACGCGCCTCGAGCAGCATCCACTCGACGTCGTACGGACGCTGCGCGCGCGCGGTGGCGGCCAGTTCCCTCAGCGTGTCGTAGCGGCCCGTCCACCACGCGACGTTCGCCAGCGCCACGCGCGCGTCGTTGTAGGTCGGGGCCTGGTCGAGCACCTGCCGGAGCTCCCGTTCCGCGTCGTCGTACTTGCCGTCCCACGAGAGGACC includes:
- a CDS encoding YaiO family outer membrane beta-barrel protein, giving the protein MPTRAATMGLAAAIAVLLVSAQPAWAQAGDVRSAARSAAVAGHRAEAVQMLEGLLQASPRDADARLLLGVVLSWDGKYDDAERELRQVLDQAPTYNDARVALANVAWWTGRYDTLRELAATARAQRPYDVEWMLLEARALDGLGRPREAREVVTALLGRYPGHLQGRALKRRLDAALRPWTVTLGYAEDRFSDDRPAWNELSTAVSRQTPAGSLIGRVSRAERFGLDDRLFEVEFYPTFRPGTYGFVSYGRAKDDTLFPDYRMAADLYQSVGHGFEASVGMRRLAFASPTDIYVGTLTKYVGNWMVTGKVFSVPDYDGPEDSLSVHGVVRRYIRSDGESYLTLGYSRGSSREEVSDRAELRQLGADTLRAGAEVLFGRTVVSVSGSTSRQERAGRRPLWQHTVGATLSVSF
- a CDS encoding sulfatase-like hydrolase/transferase — encoded protein: MRFVAACCRAGLTTFCLGTSAYAFLVSVPFVHEQFLQPELVPALARFARWHGALSLFLAPLAAGALWPDRRHRAVMTTGPVLVWLLAMLGVAAAASSPLERLTPGAWALVLSGAALVPVAWLAVVDLALASRNTSAVSEDPIGHDAAVAAAAAALATSLSWLAAAIVPAAGAMPAAGVVQSVTAHAVLFAGLFAAVTMVRALSELGPTAARWRAIGALVLYASLLGVATARIVLTAVSQRAIGSRAAAFAFGAVLGLVLGARGLRRGAVDGDHDDGSDDVRLVFAGALPSWARSATIARRVGWGIALVGLAVAVRAGSMAMDWNFAVAKLGAVMLWVLALATCAAWVPARVPMPAPVPFALSLALLAAHLVAAGRVPWGPVTVEAAAGAGDAWAVHDAGFRALRDWLRPPTPDAAAPPADGEPGGVAFFDYLQANTNIGRSIEVAPVPVRLADLESTPATGRPPNVFVFAIDSLRRDYLAPYNPAVTFTPAIQRFAADSTVFEKAFTRYGATGLSVPSMWVGGMILHKQYVTPFAPMNALHALLRRHGYARWMSMDNIVNVIMPRDDSLDELDRGRDVADFRLCPSLDDLRGRLDRLGPDGPPAFVWTLPQDVHVAVVGREGKTSLDGEAYPGFYAPVASRVRRLDGCFGQFLDDLRGRNLYDESVIVLTSDHGDSLGEGGRWGHAYTLFPEVVQVPLIVHLPASIRGTVESAPASRVFTSDITPTLYALLGHEVTPPASIFGRPLVWRKGSAPPPGDTFGLMASSYGSVYGWLDDTGDRLYVADGVELRDYAFTLDGSAAGVPAPVTAEIRATGQRAIRAGVGAIAAFYRYP
- a CDS encoding tetratricopeptide repeat protein, with product MSNQSRLAMAAGTLAAFWIGLFGPMPPRAAEPAAAGSPDALASPGAGGEGAPPADVEALLAQSRDAFEAGQLQQALEPTRALTERFPNQHVYLWRLAQIHHGLEQTADEAAALELFMDRAPLPAEACPQIGQAYRRLGQFEKALNAFERCFESDARNPELAFFVGLANEWLTRFDTAAEFYTRAIGMASVHYDSATGLARLRLHTNRLGEALSLATGVLAAKPDHVDALLVAGLAEQRAGHPREARGYLEKAVELAPDYFDIQVALGILDMGDAHPAQARVRFETARRLDPSRADEVRTWLARTASAKEAS
- a CDS encoding tetratricopeptide repeat protein, with protein sequence MAACALLLLVPGAIAAQPRPHANQGADGVERAADAAALAAIQAERWDDALTATLQLVARTERPAYVARLAEVYGHMHRPADEIAAWERFMAIAPEPARACPMIGRAYRGLGEFEHAVDAFARCLASEPDNVTLVYFLGLGHEWAGQLPEARVIYERAIAMAPPGYDYEVSIARLDLHQGNLAAARDRAVAVLAKVPAHVEGALVAGLAEQRAGRRQEARRFLELAARLSPEYFDVRLALGILDYTDSRTAPARGHFEAAFLADPSRRAEVQPWLDRTARPK